One genomic window of Hippopotamus amphibius kiboko isolate mHipAmp2 chromosome 10, mHipAmp2.hap2, whole genome shotgun sequence includes the following:
- the LOC130830524 gene encoding N-acetyltransferase ESCO2-like, with amino-acid sequence MSTLTPRKRKQHSLNCGNLLSEIPSKKLISDFMGNIFPSPNKKHISQSSDKNEEKSHCSQQGHFISSPLKTTKNRLPSAYQGSPFKSAVSSFYNKDKWYLNPLERKLIQESRSICLKTNNKDKSYPSVTERMQGKLVCSKKMNKKTQKSLTAKCQPGYKCIKPVSKNSKNSKQNRVAYKPVVEKENNCYSAENNLNAPRVLSQKVKPQATLQGGTAFFVSRKKPSPRKLSLENKPLLGRTQKNKSEVIEESDVDTANERSFETRQVPKCLLVEKELNVELLSERSKNEEKLIKIASDRIISSRECKTNKKSFPSEESFSEKKAVSPESHVYPIFTVSSKRSLVEEQSSVGSVTSTNFLKQKSTNVIDTNKETKDQLIIDAGQKHFGATMCKSCGMIYTASTPEDELQHVQHHHRFLEGIKYAGWKKECVIAEFWDGKIVLVLSRDPSYVIRKVEDVQELVDNELGFQQVVPRYPNKTKTFLFISDEKKVVGCLVAEPIKQAFPVLSEPPGPESSSSKECHRAWQCSDVPEHTVHGISRIWVFRLKRRKRTARRLVDTLRNCLMFGCFLSTNEIAFSDPTPDGRLFATKYCNTANFLVYNFNS; translated from the coding sequence ATGTCAACTTTAACTCCAAGGAAAAGGAAGCAACATTCTTTGAACTGTGGTAACCTATTATCAGAAATTCCATCAAAGAAATTAATTTCAGACTTTATGGGAAATATATTTCCGTCACCTAATAAAAAGCACATTAGCCAAAGCAgtgataaaaatgaagaaaagagtcaTTGCTCTCAACAAGGCCATTTCATTTCAAGTCCactcaaaacaactaaaaatagattgCCATCTGCATATCAAGGTTCACCATTTAAATCTGCTGTGTCTTCCTTTTACAACAAAGATAAGTGGTACCTCAATCCATTGGAgagaaaactgatacaagagaGTAGATCCATTTGtctaaaaactaataataaagataaatcatATCCCAGTGTGACAGAAAGAATGCAGGGGAAACTAGTCTGCtccaagaaaatgaacaaaaaaacacagaagagtTTAACTGCTAAATGTCAACCAGGATATAAGTGCATCAAGCCTGTGtcaaagaattctaaaaattCCAAGCAAAATCGAGTGGCTTATAAGCCAGTTGTGGAGAAAGAGAATAATTGTTACTCAGCTGAAAATAATCTGAATGCTCCTCGAGTTCTAAGCCAAAAAGTCAAACCACAAGCTACCCTCCAAGGAGGAACAGCTTTTTTTGTTAGTAGGAAAAAACCCTCTCCGAGAAAATTGTCCCTGGAAAATAAGCCATTACTGGGACGCACCCAAAAGAATAAATCAGAAGTTATTGAAGAGTCTGATGTAGACACTGCCAATGAAAGAAGTTTTGAGACAAGGCAAGTGCCAAAGTGTTTGTTAGTAGAAAAAGAACTGAACGTTGagctgctgagtgaaagaagtaaaaatgaagagaaattaataaagattGCATCAGATAGAATCATTTCTTCAAGGGAATGTAAAACCAATAAAAAGAGTTTTCCTTCAGAGGAGTCTTTCAGTGAGAAGAAGGCAGTTTCTCCTGAGTCCCATGTCTATCCCATCTTCACTGTGTCTTCAAAAAGATCTCTAGTTGAAGAACAGTCTTCTGTGGGATCCGTCACATCTACTAACTTCTTGAAACAGAAAAGTACTAATGTCATAgatacaaataaagaaacaaaagaccaGCTCATCATTGACGCAGGTCAGAAACATTTCGGAGCCACCATGTGTAAGTCGTGTGGCATGATCTACACTGCTTCCACCCCCGAGGATGAACTGCAGCATGTTCAGCATCACCACAGATTTCTGGAAGGAATCAAATATGCAGGCTGGAAAAAAGAATGTGTCATAGCAGAATTTTGGGATGGGAAAATTGTGTTAGTCCTGTCACGTGATCCAAGTTATGTTATCAGAAAGGTTGAAGATGTCCAAGAACTTGTCGATAATGAATTAGGCTTCCAGCAAGTTGTTCCCAGATatccaaacaaaaccaaaacttttctctttatttctgatgAAAAGAAAGTAGTTGGCTGTTTAGTTGCAGAGCCCATCAAACAGGCCTTCCCTGTCCTGTCTGAACCACCTGGTCCAGAATCCTCAAGCTCTAAAGAATGTCATAGGGCTTGGCAATGTTCAGATGTGCCAGAACATACAGTCCATGGGATAAGTAGAATCTGGGTCTTCAGATTGAAGAGAAGAAAGCGTACTGCAAGACGACTGGTAGACACTCTCAGGAATTGCCTCATGTTTGGCTGTTTTCTCAGCACTAATGAAATAGCATTTTCTGACCCAACACCAGATGGCAGGTTATTTGCAACGAAGTACTGCAATACCGCTAATTTCCTTGTATACAATTTTAATAGTTAA